A genomic segment from Dethiosulfovibrio salsuginis encodes:
- a CDS encoding chemotaxis protein CheX has protein sequence MSSQKLTTLVNTFGTSLISVAGEVGVSAELLKAQITRGVSVDNACCAALIGIVGDGIQGTIVIMLDMGGFSSTVTAMSGGMIQPNLEDSIAMSVVGELSNMVSGRALTQAALPGIDVTPPQLISGSGIRTVPAQSPEIISFTLPFQVAGGGKIYLVLSFNSI, from the coding sequence TGATATCCGTCGCAGGGGAAGTCGGTGTTTCCGCTGAGCTTCTAAAGGCCCAGATAACCAGAGGCGTAAGCGTCGACAACGCCTGTTGTGCAGCCCTTATCGGAATTGTAGGGGACGGTATTCAGGGAACCATCGTTATTATGCTCGATATGGGGGGGTTCTCCTCCACTGTGACCGCTATGTCCGGTGGCATGATACAGCCTAACCTGGAGGACTCGATCGCCATGAGCGTGGTAGGGGAGCTCTCCAATATGGTAAGCGGAAGGGCTCTAACCCAGGCGGCCCTGCCTGGGATCGATGTTACTCCTCCTCAGCTTATCTCTGGTTCGGGAATAAGGACCGTTCCGGCTCAGTCTCCTGAGATAATCAGCTTTACTCTACCCTTTCAGGTCGCTGGAGGAGGAAAGATCTATCTGGTCCTGTCTTTTAACAGTATTTAG